Proteins encoded within one genomic window of Candidatus Syntrophocurvum alkaliphilum:
- a CDS encoding patatin-like phospholipase family protein: MTKKIGLALGAGGLRGLAHIGVLQVLKENSIPISYISGTSSGSIIASLYATGMSPYQMEEIVKSLKPSDYLDYNYMEIIKYVLSIFFRSIDKKLEGVIKGDKIEKLVFDLTKGKKLKDAKLPLAIIGCDINTGKEVIFSNKNMVVKDTNTIVLQEALISEAIRASISIPATFVPKNLNNMKLVDGALREVVPVVVQKIMGADYILAVNLSKDTFDKDAKGIFEIVSRSISVLTAETSDFAESLWADMVLYPDIPDVDLDDIEKADEVIKAGRLAIKAKLPEIKAHLDIN, encoded by the coding sequence ATGACCAAAAAAATTGGTCTCGCCTTAGGTGCTGGAGGGTTACGGGGTCTAGCACATATAGGAGTTTTACAGGTTTTAAAAGAAAACTCTATACCCATCTCATATATTTCAGGAACAAGCTCAGGAAGTATTATCGCTTCACTATATGCTACAGGTATGTCTCCATATCAAATGGAGGAAATAGTTAAAAGCCTTAAACCTTCTGATTACTTAGATTACAACTATATGGAAATTATAAAATACGTTTTATCAATATTTTTCCGTAGTATAGATAAAAAGCTTGAAGGAGTAATTAAAGGAGACAAAATAGAAAAACTAGTTTTCGACCTTACCAAGGGCAAAAAGCTAAAAGACGCCAAACTCCCTCTAGCTATTATTGGTTGTGATATAAATACAGGAAAAGAAGTTATATTCTCTAATAAAAATATGGTTGTAAAAGATACAAATACCATTGTTTTACAAGAGGCACTAATAAGTGAAGCTATTCGTGCAAGTATTTCTATACCAGCTACCTTTGTACCAAAAAACCTAAATAATATGAAACTAGTGGATGGAGCTCTACGTGAAGTAGTTCCTGTAGTCGTACAAAAAATAATGGGTGCAGACTATATTCTAGCAGTAAATCTAAGTAAAGATACTTTTGATAAAGATGCTAAAGGCATATTTGAAATAGTATCAAGGTCAATTAGTGTATTAACAGCAGAAACTTCAGATTTTGCAGAAAGCCTATGGGCTGATATGGTTCTTTACCCTGACATACCAGATGTTGATCTTGATGATATAGAAAAAGCAGACGAAGTCATAAAAGCCGGCAGACTAGCAATAAAAGCTAAATTACCAGAAATAAAAGCCCACCTAGATATCAATTAA